In one Dysgonomonadaceae bacterium PH5-43 genomic region, the following are encoded:
- a CDS encoding PmbA protein (product_source=KO:K03592; cath_funfam=3.30.2290.10; cog=COG0312; ko=KO:K03592; pfam=PF19289,PF19290; superfamily=111283): MISQEYKKLANWALDYALSNGCSQARVVVYSGVDNSFEYRDSQLDKLEQSSEAGMSICVYVDDRYSSFSTNRLDKEELKNFIKQGIESTHYLAIDKYRTLPPVERQYKGRKEDLELYDKALEKISVDDKLRILKESVNEVYGKDKRLISVSAAYSDGTSESYMVDSNGFEGENATTYYNLSAETSMQDKDDARPSSYWYDASIFWNKLEKKGITQQAYERTLRKLGQTKINSGAYKMLVDNLTVSRLLSPIISSLYGSSIQQKNSFLIDKLGEKIMSEKITIVDSPHIKQTRGARWFDGEGVATKRRTVIDSGVLSTYYLDTYYAAKLSMEPTIQSPSILVMSKGEKSFEELIKSIDKGIWVTGFNGGNSNSTTGDFSLGVEGFLVEKGNVTTPINEMNITGNLLTLWQNIEEIGNDPRVNSPVQIPSILFNNVSFNGK, from the coding sequence ATGATAAGTCAAGAATATAAAAAATTAGCCAACTGGGCTCTTGATTATGCTCTAAGTAACGGTTGTTCTCAGGCGCGAGTAGTTGTTTATAGTGGCGTTGATAATTCTTTTGAATATAGAGACTCTCAACTTGATAAGCTGGAGCAATCATCAGAGGCGGGTATGAGTATTTGTGTTTATGTAGATGATAGGTACTCTTCTTTCTCTACAAATCGTTTAGATAAAGAAGAATTGAAAAACTTTATCAAACAAGGAATAGAATCTACTCATTACCTCGCGATAGATAAATACAGAACTTTGCCACCAGTTGAACGGCAGTATAAAGGCAGGAAAGAAGATTTAGAACTTTACGACAAGGCTTTGGAAAAAATATCTGTTGATGATAAACTGAGAATATTAAAAGAGTCGGTTAATGAAGTTTATGGTAAAGACAAAAGATTAATATCTGTATCGGCTGCTTATTCTGATGGAACAAGTGAAAGTTATATGGTCGATAGTAATGGTTTTGAGGGAGAAAATGCAACTACTTACTACAATCTATCTGCCGAAACCTCAATGCAAGATAAAGATGATGCTCGTCCTTCTTCTTATTGGTATGACGCTTCTATATTTTGGAATAAATTAGAAAAGAAAGGGATTACACAACAAGCTTATGAAAGAACGTTACGCAAGTTAGGGCAAACTAAGATTAATTCGGGAGCTTACAAAATGTTGGTAGATAATCTTACTGTTTCGCGACTATTGTCTCCCATTATTTCTTCGTTGTATGGAAGTTCAATACAGCAAAAAAACTCTTTCTTGATAGATAAATTAGGAGAGAAAATAATGTCGGAAAAGATAACGATAGTAGATAGTCCTCATATTAAACAAACAAGAGGAGCACGGTGGTTTGATGGTGAAGGTGTTGCGACTAAGCGAAGAACTGTAATAGATTCAGGTGTGTTGTCTACTTATTATTTAGATACCTATTATGCAGCCAAACTTTCTATGGAACCGACCATACAATCTCCGTCAATTCTTGTAATGTCTAAAGGAGAAAAAAGCTTCGAAGAATTGATAAAATCTATTGATAAAGGGATTTGGGTTACGGGTTTTAATGGAGGAAATAGTAATTCTACTACGGGCGACTTCTCTTTGGGTGTCGAAGGTTTCTTGGTAGAAAAGGGAAACGTTACTACTCCTATTAATGAAATGAATATTACAGGGAATTTACTAACTTTATGGCAGAATATAGAGGAAATCGGAAATGATCCTCGCGTTAATTCTCCG